The DNA region ATGCGACTGCTGAGTACTGGAAAAACAGAACTCATGATCGCTTAGGgtatgtttttcttctcttttgtagaGTCTTGGCACATGTCGGTTTTGCAATTATAGAAAGAAGCTTAACATTGTGTATTCTTTTAACTGTTGTAACACAGGATTAAAATGCCTAAAACTTATGTGGTGCACCTAGGAAATAGCAAGGAATTGATGGAAGTAGCTGAAGATAGTTTCGCCAAGAAAGTTCTCCGTGAACAAGTTCGAGAATCTCTTGGACTGCGGAATGAAGGCATACTATTTGGCATCATTAATAGTAAGTCATCTCTTACATTTGTTCTCTTCCTTAGTTCAAGACTCATAAACTCAAAATTTCCTTTTGACTGTTGCTTCGCAGGTGTATCTCGAGGAAAGGGCCAAGATCTATTCCTCCGAGCCTTCCATGAAAGTCTTAAATTAATCAAAGAGAATAAGAAACTTCAGGTACCAACAATGCATGCAGTGGTTGTAGGAAGCGACATGAGCGCACAGACTAAATTCGAGACAGAGCTACGCAACTTTGTCCAAGAGAAGAAACTTCAGAAGGTTGTCCATTTTGTCAACAAAACAATGAAAGTAGCACCATATTTAGCAGCCATTGATGTTCTTGTCCAAAACTCCCAAGCCAGAGGAGAATGCTTCGGGAGAATAACAATCGAAGCCATGGCTTTTAAGCTTCCTGTACTCGGTACTGCAGCAGGAGGGACAATGGAGATTGTAGTGAACAGAACAACCGGTCTATTACACCACGCTGGTAAAGATGGCGTTTTACCTCTTGCCACAAACATTGTGAAGCTGGCGACAAACATGGAGATGAGGAGGACAATGGGTAAGAAAGGGTATGAGAGGGTAAAAGAGATGTTCTTGGAACATCATATGTCTCATCGAATAGCTTCTGTTCTCAGAGAAGTGTTGCAACATGCGAAAATTCACTCACGAACAACAAATTCAGATCATTAAACATTATTTAGCAAGTTCATTTTACAGTACACTCTCTTCTTGTTTCCATACATTTTTCGTAGTTATTCTGTTAATAGAAACAAGTATTATTAACTGGAAAGGAAATTCAAAGCGTCAAAAGAAGcatgtttatgattttataactCTTGATGGATAAACTGGAAGCGCTGGTCGAAGACGCTAGATGAGTTCTTGTTCTGCGCAGAGATGATTATCAGAAGAGCTTGAAACAGCTAGCCCTGCTAACGTACGACGACTTATTGCCAAGCCAATGCTGCATATGAACTCCGATGGCGTCCAAGTTAGAGCTACACCTTCCATGGAACCCCAAAACTTTTCCGTGTGTTGTAGTCGAAGTGAAAAACGTCCCGCTTTCTTCACCGTATGGACCATACTTCCCACGGCTTGTGAAGAAACTCAGTGACTTGACAACATTTGATCTGTCTGAATTGTTCAGTGGTCCGTAAAACCCTGAAATGCAGGTGAGCGTTTCATTTGGATACTCAAGTTTAATCTGCAACACAGATTTGAGAGCATTAGAAATGGTTTGTGATGCATCAAATACAAAAATGGCTTTTTATTATGAGAGAAGAATGAATTGCTGTTTACCCTGTGTGTGGCGACTCCATTGTTACCACCATGTTTAGTGGACCAAACAGATTGTCCATTTCTATCGTACTCGACTTGTATTGAAGAGATAGCATCATTTCCTCTCGTCACAAATATCTGCTTGATCCCTGAATATACTCCATCGTCCCACGATTGACCTCCGTCGCCTCCCCATGGTCCAGGCCCGCTCGGTGTTGGTTCTTTGACGACTCCATGCTCAACCTGTGAAAACCAACAAGTAGCCTGCTATTACGGTCTTCAATCCGGATAAACAGAACCAAACAGGTCTTAATTTGGCTAAAGGCTTCAATATAAAAGATATACCCTACTAAAACCCGAAATCGTGTAAGCTGACCCATAATAGAATTTGTTTTACTGGCTGCTATCCTAGAAACCGAAAACTTGAAAAACCAGAAATACAATGGCGATGGAATCTACAAGTTACCTCTTCGCCATGGCCGTTTGCTGCAAGGACAAGCTTATTAGCCCATGGGGAATTTTCGATTTCCGCAGTGCCAGAGTTTTTAAAAGGAACAATTGCATGCTGAGGAGATGATGGCTTAAGGGAACTTATTTTGCATTCCATAACATGAACACCAATGGCATCAAGAAACAAACCCTCTCTCCCAAGGAATCCAACAACTTTACCCTCATCGATTTTATGTGTAAAAGTAGGTCCATGTTCTTCTCCAAAAGGTCCATGCTTTCCTTTGTTAGTGCGGAAGGTCAGTGACTTTATCACATTAGGTCCCAGATATACCAACGGTCCATATGTTCCCGTTACATGTGTTAAAACCTCTGATGGGTAATCAAATACAATCTGCAAATTATACATtcagtccaaaaaaaaaagttgagagaaACTAAGATAGTATGACATGTCATTTAGCTTAAAGCCTAGAAAAAATTTACACACCTTATCATGTCTGAATCCTCCCGTGCCACCATGCTTGCTTCCCCACACAGCCTGTCCTTTAAAATCATAACAGACCTTTATCGACACAACCCCGACACTGCGTGACAAATTGATTTGTCTAATACCGGTATAAATCCCATCGTCAAACACGATACCACCGGTGCCACCCCATGGTCCATATGTCTTCGCACCACCTACTGCTTTTGACTGCGGCTTCTCAGTATCTGTCACCAACTGATAGAAACAAattccatttatttattttgttaagaaacCAGTAAACAATCGGATAAAACCTGGATGCTTTTTTCAATGTATAACATAAACGTCTTGAAAATCACCTTTTGTTTGGGGATCTCAGCACCTGCATGATCTCGGGATTCATTAGAAGgcaaatttggatttttctgTCTGAGGGCAACAACTATATCGAAGTTTTGCCCTACACTTCCTTGTATCACTGAGTACTCATGTTTCTTATCACCATGAGGAAAATTTTGATGCGAGTGCAAAACAATTTTCGACGGAGGATGATTCTCTTTAGGAATTGGTTGAATGTGAACACCAATAGCATCTATATACCAACCAGCCTTCCCATGGAACCCAATAATCTTCGACCCTGACTTTGGCAATGCAAAGAATGTACCTGACTCACAACCAAACGGCCCATATTTTCTGTGGTTACTCTCAAGAGTAAGCGATCGGACACATGTATTTCCCCAGGCATCAAAGCTACCGTAGGTTCCATTAACTGAAATCAGATACTCATGTGGGTAATCCAGTTTGACCTACACATCAAGAGAAGGGTGATTAATTTCTNGgtccaaaaaaagttaaaagagacTAAGATAGTACGTATGAAATGTCAATTAGCTTAAAGCCTAGAAAAAATTTACACACCTTATCATGTCTGAATCCTCCCGTGCCACCATGCTTGCTTCCCCACACAGCCTGTCCTTTAAAATCATAACAGACCTTTATCGACACAACCCCGACACTGCGTGACAAATTGATTTGTCTAATACCGGTATAAATCCCATCGTCAAACACGATACCACCGGTGCCACCCCATGGTCCATATGTCTTCGCACCACCTACTGCTTTTGACTGCGGCTTCTCAGTATCTGTCACCAACTGATAGAAACAAattccatttatttattttgttaagaaacCAGTAAACAATCGGATAAAACCTGGATGCTTTTTTCAATGTATAACATAAACGTCTTGAAAATCACCTTTTGTTTGGGGATCTCAGCACCTGCATGATCTCGGGATTCATTAGAAGgcaaatttggatttttctgTCTGAGGGCAACAACTATATCGAAGTTTTGCCCTACACTTCCTTGTATCACTGAGTACTCATGTTCCTTATCGCCATGAGGAAAATTTTGATGCGAGTGCAAAACAATTTTCGACGGAGGATGATTCTCTTTAGGAATTGGTTGAATGTGAACACCAATAGCATCCATATACAAACCAGCCTTCCCATGGAACCCAATAATCTTCGACCCTGACTTTGGCAATGCAAAGAATGTACCTGACTCACAACCAAACGGCCCATATTTTCTGTAGTTACTCTCAAGAGTAAGCGATCGGACACATGTATTTCCCCAGGCATCAAAGCTACCGTAGGTTCCATTAACTGAAATCAGATACTCATGTGGGTAATCCAGTTTGACCTACACATCAAGAGAAGGGTCATTAATTTCTGAAAagctaagaaaatatttatatcatcaAGAGTCTTAACCATACCTTATCAATCTTCTTGCCTCCCTTTCCTCCACGTCTTTCGGACCAAACCGAGCTACCATTTTTTTCATACTCAACTTGTATAGAGTCTAACCTAGAACCATGGCATATAATTATTTGCCTTACAGTGGTGTACATTCCATCATCCCAGGCATGANGACAACCCCTACACTGCGTGACAAATTGATTTGTCTAATACCGGTATAAATCCCATCGTCAAACATGATACCACCGGTTCCACCCCATGGTCCATATGTTTTCGCACCACCTACTACTTTTGACTGCGGCTTCTCAGTATCTGTCACCAACTGATAAAACCATATTCGATTTATTTATTCTGTTAAGAAACCAGTAAAAACAATCGGATAAAACCTGGATGCTTTATCAATGTATAACATAAAAATCTTGAAATCACCTTTTGTTTGGGGATCTCAGCACCTGCATGATCTCGGGATTCATTAGAAGgcaaatttggatttttctgTCTGAGGGCAACAACTATATCGAAGTTTTGCCCTACACTTCCTTGTATCACTGAGTACTCATGTTTCTTATCGCCATGAGGAATATTTTGATGCGAGTGCAAAACAATTTTCGACGGAGGATGATTCTCTTTAGGAATTGGTTGAATGTGAACACCAATAGCATCCATATACAAACCAGCCTTCCCATGGAACCCAATAATCTTCGACCCTGACTTTGGCAATGCAAAGAATGTACCTGACTCACAACCAAACGGCCCATATTTTCTGTGGTTACTCTCAAGAGTAAGCGATCGGACACATGTATTTCCCCAGGCATCAAAGCTACCGTAAGTTCCATTAACTGAAATCAGATACTCATGTGGGTAATCCAGTTTGACCTACACATCAAGAGAAGGGTGATTAATTTCTGAAAAAagctaagaaaatatttatagcATCAAGAGTCTTAATCATACATTATCAATCTTCTTGCCTCCCTTTCCTCCACGTTTTTCGGACCAAACCGAGCTACCATTTTTTTCATACTCAACTTGTATAGAGTCTATACTAGAACCATGGCCTATAATTATTTGCCTTACAGTGGTGTACATTCCATCATCCCAGGCATGACCACTTTGGCCTCCCCATGGGCCAACTGATGCAGGCTTGCATTCAACACTCTGCAGAAACAAGTTCAAGTTAATCTCATATAATCATAACTGCAATATCAGCTTATTATATGTAGTGGAATTTCATCCTCagattatatatagagaaactAATGAATGAGATTAAACAAAAGATGATGCCAAATACCATCCTCAGATTAATATGATCTCTAAAGACTCGAAGTAAGAGTAAGAAGTTCGAGTGAAGAGATAGCTGACTACTGCAACACATAGCTTAGACATTTGGTGGGAATTTATATCTGATGAAAAGGTTACGTTAGTGGTTGGGGATTTTTTGGAAGATATCAGATGACGTTGCAGAATACGGACAATCAATTCATTCTGATTTCCACTATCAAGGGAAGTCAAGGAAGGACAACCGAATCATATTCTTCAAAGAATCACATTCTTCAAAGAATCACATTCTTCAAAGAATCATGTTCTTCAAAGAATCATATTTCCCAAGATAACAAAATACCCACTACTGAAATCATATTCTGGAATCATTCAAGTTCCCAAGCAGGTGCacatattattcaaaaaaacgaAATGATTTCAAGGTACTATTGGAGTCTAGGAGCTTTCAAACTTTAACTAATTTTACTCACCTCGCTAACAAATTAATCTCTTACTAACAGCAGAAAATATAAGAATGATATAGTACGTGATTATGTGGTTAAAATGACTGCTCAAATTAAGTGAAGTCGTACCTTAGTGGTTGGTTAATCACTCTACCAATAATCTTTACAGGAACAATCTCCATTCTTAAAGTGGTGTAAGCACTTTGTGTCGTCCAACAATATGTCACAGCCATATCTCTTAGAGACGTACTTTGCAGTATTATGGCAATCTCGGCACATCCTAAGATTTTTCACGATCCTTATCGTCGTCTCAGGTGCACGCGATGAGGAAATGAGACCAAACGCCATGGCAATTTTTTCGCTGTGGATTCCACTACTTGCTTCCcttccttcttcctcaatcAAAAGTTCTCCATTATATTGGTCACTCCTATTATCCAGCCTACACATTTTTTCCACCGAGGGATACAGCACATCAGTACATAATTCCGACTGATCACCTGTCGTGAATGTGTGAATTAAATTTCTGACTTCAATCCAGCTCCGCCCAAGAGGCTTCTTCAGCAAATTCTCTCTCCTCGGCTTCTTTCCTTCTAGTGATCTCCCAAGTTTTGCACCTAATGCATAAATCTGCGAAACCACATTTTCGGTGACCGGATTTTCAGGTTCCAAGGAGAATAAGTTCTCTGCTGCATGGATTGCCATGTCGATATCACCATGAATCCTGCAGCCAGTTAAGAAACTTTCCCAGATGGGTGTCTCTGATTGAATATTCATCTCCTTAATAAACTGCAGAGCTTCTTCAAGTCTGTTGGATCGACCGTACAAAGATACCATAGCAGAACAATGTTCCAGAGCAGGAATAATATGGTAATCATTCGCAATACTGTAGAAGACTTTCTTCCCTTCATCTATATTTCCCATTAAACCGTGTGCAAGGATAATACTTGCAAGAGTTCCCCTATTTGGCTTGATCCCAAGTGTCTTCATTTGATTGAAAAGATCAAGAGCTGGACCATAGCTACCATGTAAAACATAACCTCCAATCAGCGAGTTCCAAGTTATGATGTCTTTCGTTTCCATACCGTTGAAGATGGTTCTTGAGTATCCTATATCCCCTGACTTAGCATAAGTGTCTGTTAAAGCGTTTTTAACAGCATGAATAGCATCTAGATTTCTCCGCAATACACAACCATGTATCTCTCTTACCATTTTGGTCCCAAGAAGATTAGCACAAGCAGGTAAGAGGCTTAGAATTGTAACTGAATTTGGCATGAAGCGAGAAAACTGCATTTTCCGAAAAAGTTCCAAGGCCTCCTCCTTTTTTCCGTTTTGTATGTAACCCGCAATAATTAGATTCCATGATGCAGTATTCCGCTGAACTTTTCCATCTTTTTCCATCCTCTGAAATAGGTCCATAGCCTCACCCTCGTCTCCATTCTTAATATATCCTGAGATCATAGTGTTCCATGTGATAATATTTGGTCTTACATTTGCATCTTGCATCCTTATAAACAATTCATAAGCCTTGCCACAATAGCCTGCTTGGCAATACCCCGTTATCATCGAGTTCCAAGTATATACATCCTTATTCTTTACCGAATCAAAAACTTTTCTTGCATCTTCCAGTTCTCCACACTTCGAATACATATCAACCAGAGAATTTCCCACAAGCACATCATCGATAAAACCCATCTTCACAGCAACAGAGTGAACTTCTGAGCCCAGGTTTAGAACTTTTAAACATGAACAAGCAGACACAGCACTCATAATAGTGACTCCATTAGGTACTACACCTGCTAAAAACATCTTCCTAAACATATCTAGTGCCTGAAACCTCATCCCATTATGAATCAATCCCGAAATCATAGCTGTCCAAGTGAACACGTCAGCGGTTAAACCAAACCTCTCCATCTTCTGCATCAAATCCATTGCAGTATCACATTTCCCTAGCTGGTTATAACCCCCAATCAATATGTTCCAAGTAACTAACCCTGGCGCAATTCCTTCTTTTTCCATCTCTTCAACTAATCCTACAGCTTCTTCATGTTTACCGTTTTGGCAGTAAGCTAACAGTACTGTGTTCCAAGCGACCACATCTCTCTGCTTCATGCGTCTAAAAAACTTTGCAGCGGAATCCAAGTCACCACATTTCGCATACACAGCTAAAATCGAGTTGCTAACACGAAGACACGAACTCATCCCGAGTTTTATAACCACCGAATGAATCAACTTCCCAGTCTCAACATCTCCACAATTCGCACATCCCTGTAATATCTTGGGGAACAAGAAATCATCAGGCAAAACTCCATCTTCCATCATCAAACGAAAGAGCTTAGAGACCTCTCTCCAACGATTCTCCCTCGAGTAAGCACCAATCATGGCAGACCATGTGTAAAGGTTTCTCTCACGCATTGAATCAAAAACCTTACGGGCATCAACAAGGCACCCGCATTTAGCATACATGCTCAACAGCTTCGTCTCCACAAAGACGTCAGGTTCAGGAAACAAACCGAAACGAGCATGAAGTATACGACCCAAATGGATAGAACCAGAATCAATGCACGATTCCAACAAGTTGAGGTAAGTGCTTCGCTTTACCTTGGACCCTTGCTGAAACAACGAGTCGAGAGCTTTCTCAGCTTCGAGCAGGCTTCCGTTTCTACAGAGGTAATCCAATTGCTCGTCGGGGATGATATTGGGTTCTTTCTTCTTGATGAAAGATAGATTTTTCTTTCGGGATTTTGGATGAACGTCTGGCGAATTCTCAACTTTTGGTGGAATCTGATAATTCAAACAAGTTTTGGGAAATGATGATGGTACGAAGAGCTTCTCCATTTTCAACAAATGCTGACTGTTATTAACTTGAATAGCTCTAAAGTCTtctcctttatcttcttctttgaatctCCAACGAGAATCAAACAGATTACAGAGTAATAAGAGTATAAAAAGCTCAGCGAAGAAGATAAGGAAGCACGAAGAAGAACCTCGGTAAATGGTGTTCCCTTTggcaaaaaaatatgaaacgtTAAGAGATAAGGATCTCAACTACCAATCAAAATATGACACGTGTCACATTACTGTtctcacaccaaaaaaaaaagttcaacaaATTTTCATCTCACAGATCAGATGATTAGAgaattcacaaaagaaaaacttatgtAGTTTTTGGAAATTTGACAGAAGTTGTGGTCTGTGGCGTTAGAACATAATCAACTGATAAGCAAAAGCGAAAAGCAAAAGCCAAagaccaaataaataaaacatggtGCAGACTTAAACAGTCAGAGATCAACTAACTTCATTCATATCTCCATCTACAATATCCCCAGTGCGATTTAGCTAAACTTAAGATAACAAGTTGGACctttatgttataattaatgAGCCACAAATTGATTTAAGCAGTGGCAACACCAGTATGCTTCACAATAGTCGCGAGAAGTTCTTCCTTCCTGGCACCAACGATCTTATCCACAACCTCGCCGGCTTTCATGAACACAAAGGTTGGCATTGCCTCCACACCAAACTCTTGAGCAACACTCTATTAACAAAGCACaagtatatataagaatatatgaGTATATGTGTATGTACAAAGTGAAGCATAATTTTAGAGCCTAAGAATGAGGAAATTTGCAAAAGTGTTTTTGTTTGAGTTGTTCACCTGAAGTTCATCAACATCCACCTTGAAGAAGATTGCACTTGACATGAACTTCTTAGCCAAATCGGTGAAAATTGGAGCAATCATACGGCATGGTGGACACCACGAAGCAGTAAAATCTATCACAATCTGAAAAACAATTGACAATTATAATACCATCAGAGGACTAAATAACCTAAAGCAATCCACAGTTAAGTTTCAACATAAGGATGACACTGATCTGCGATAACGAcacaaagaagacaacaaaagagacATCATATAGATGAATCAAAGAAAGCAATCAAAATAGTAACACATACAAGTCACTGAAGAAGGAAGACACTCCAAACAGAGAAAGATACTTCACCCATTAAAACGATGAATTTTTCACTAACGTTTTGGTTCCAGTTCCACCACAACATTACAGATCTGTGTTGCGATATCCTTCAAACAATCACgttaagcaaataaaaaaacctcTAATGTTTTCTCTGGACCCCAAAAAACCAATCGCACGCATGGGaaacgaaaaccctaattcccaaatcaaaaaatagaaaggaaaaaaaaagtggggGGGGGNNNNTCGTAACCAGCTTGTTGGATTCTTTGGCTTTGTCGAGCTGCACTGTCCATACATCGTTCGCGTGGCAACCGATCACTTGTCCCTCTTCTGCCGTCATTTCTTCTAAATCTGAGAATTAGGGAAATACCAAAATCACCGATGAcacctttttttccttttttttttcttccttccgTTCCGTTCCTCTTTTGTGAAGTTGGTACGGTACATATATGTTAATGAGCAAGAGATATTCACAGTATTACCCCTGCATACCAAATGGCATCCAGCTGGACCGGACCGGTGGCTCGCTTACGGCTCATGCATGTACTACTAACCAAAGTGCCccgcaaaacaaacaaaaggctCCATCTGATTGGTCCCCGGTGTCTCAAGATCGAAATCGCTCCTAAACTCCTATTTATATTGCTtcgaaataattaaaaaaaaaaaaaaaaattcccaaaacaAATCCATAGCCACACGAATGACAATAAAATATctgatgaaaattttattttctctaacagataagattttaatttaaagaagaaatattatcaATCACTAAAACCTTAATCAATTTCGCCGTTCACTTGTAAAGCTCTCTTCCTCGCCTCCTCCTTCACTCTATCCAATGGCGCTTCCAAGCACAGtctcatctccttccttcaaaTCAACACCACCGTATCTCTCCTCCTTCACTCATAAACCTCTACGTCTCCCAGCTACTTACCGGAGCATAAACAGTCGAAGCTGTAAACTCAGCAGCTCCTTCAGATGctcatcctcctccttctccgaGAAGCACCACAACGCTAACCCACCCAAATCAGATGACCTCGTCGAGCTCCCTCTCTTCCCACTACCTCTCGTTCTCTTCCCCGGCGCGACAATCCCTCTCCAGATCTTCGAGTTCCGTTACCGAGTCATGATGCAAACTCTCCTCCAATCCGATCTCAGATTCGGCGTCGTTTACTCCGACGCCGTATCAGGCTCCGCAGCCGGAATCGGATGCGTCGGAGAGATCGTGAAACACGAGCGTCTCGTCGACGATCGATTCTTCCTAATCTGCAAAGGCCAGGAGCGGTTCCGCGTCACGGATCTCGTCCGTACGAAACCATACCTCGTCGCGAAGGTGACGTGGCTCGAAGATCGACCGTCCGGTGAAGAGAACCTTGACGAGTTGGCGAACGAGGTTGAGGTTCTGATGAAAGAAGTGATTCGGTTGTCGAATAGATTGAATGGGAAACCAGATAAGGAATCGCAGGATCTGAGGAAGAATCAGTTTCCGACTCCGTTCTCGTTCTTCGTCGGAAGCACGTTTGAAGGTGCTCCGATGGAGCAGCAAGCGTTGCTTGAGCTTGAGGATACGGCGGCTAGgttgaagagagagagggagacgCTTAGGAATACGCTCAATTACTTGACCGCAGCTTCTGCTGTGAAAGATGTCTTCCCATCGCAGCCATAGTTCTATATTGGTGGTACTGGTACCTAGAAAATTTCTGGTCTCTCTTTAATGTGTTTTCAGTTATTGGATTACATTATATTTGATCAATGTGTAAAGTTTCAGAAACTTAGGTACTAGATATGGTGGAGTTGTTTTCATAGGATTGTTATAGTTGGATTGGTCATGAAAAGGGTTTTACTTTATTTGCTCTGTTATAAAAGAATAGTTCTAGTGATGCAAGTAAGTATGGTTCTTAATATCAAATCCTTGCTTCTTGAGTTGGTGCTTTCATTGAATCATATATTAATCCGAAGTTTGCTTAATCAGAGTTTCAATGCCAATTCTTCAATTGCCTCTATGATCATAGGAATCATGTAGTTGGATTGATTTAGAATAGGGTTTTTCTCTATGATCAAAGCACAGTCTACTGATGCAAGTAAGGTTCTTGATACCAAATAATTGCTTC from Camelina sativa cultivar DH55 chromosome 3, Cs, whole genome shotgun sequence includes:
- the LOC104776090 gene encoding thioredoxin H4 encodes the protein MTAEEGQVIGCHANDVWTVQLDKAKESNKLIVIDFTASWCPPCRMIAPIFTDLAKKFMSSAIFFKVDVDELQSVAQEFGVEAMPTFVFMKAGEVVDKIVGARKEELLATIVKHTGVATA
- the LOC104776092 gene encoding uncharacterized protein LOC104776092; the protein is MALPSTVSSPSFKSTPPYLSSFTHKPLRLPATYRSINSRSCKLSSSFRCSSSSFSEKHHNANPPKSDDLVELPLFPLPLVLFPGATIPLQIFEFRYRVMMQTLLQSDLRFGVVYSDAVSGSAAGIGCVGEIVKHERLVDDRFFLICKGQERFRVTDLVRTKPYLVAKVTWLEDRPSGEENLDELANEVEVLMKEVIRLSNRLNGKPDKESQDLRKNQFPTPFSFFVGSTFEGAPMEQQALLELEDTAARLKRERETLRNTLNYLTAASAVKDVFPSQP
- the LOC104776091 gene encoding pentatricopeptide repeat-containing protein At1g19720-like isoform X2, whose product is MEKLFVPSSFPKTCLNYQIPPKVENSPDVHPKSRKKNLSFIKKKEPNIIPDEQLDYLCRNGSLLEAEKALDSLFQQGSKVKRSTYLNLLESCIDSGSIHLGRILHARFGLFPEPDVFVETKLLSMYAKCGCLVDARKVFDSMRERNLYTWSAMIGAYSRENRWREVSKLFRLMMEDGVLPDDFLFPKILQGCANCGDVETGKLIHSVVIKLGMSSCLRVSNSILAVYAKCGDLDSAAKFFRRMKQRDVVAWNTVLLAYCQNGKHEEAVGLVEEMEKEGIAPGLVTWNILIGGYNQLGKCDTAMDLMQKMERFGLTADVFTWTAMISGLIHNGMRFQALDMFRKMFLAGVVPNGVTIMSAVSACSCLKVLNLGSEVHSVAVKMGFIDDVLVGNSLVDMYSKCGELEDARKVFDSVKNKDVYTWNSMITGYCQAGYCGKAYELFIRMQDANVRPNIITWNTMISGYIKNGDEGEAMDLFQRMEKDGKVQRNTASWNLIIAGYIQNGKKEEALELFRKMQFSRFMPNSVTILSLLPACANLLGTKMVREIHGCVLRRNLDAIHAVKNALTDTYAKSGDIGYSRTIFNGMETKDIITWNSLIGGYVLHGSYGPALDLFNQMKTLGIKPNRGTLASIILAHGLMGNIDEGKKPASVGPWGGQSGHAWDDGMYTTVRQIIIGHGSSIDSIQVEYEKNGSSVWSEKRGGKGGKKIDNVKLDYPHEYLISVNGTYGSFDAWGNTCVRSLTLESNHRKYGPFGCESGTFFALPKSGSKIIGFHGKAGWYIDAIGVHIQPIPKENHPPSKIVLHSHQNFPHGDKKHEYSVIQGSVGQNFDIVVALRQKNPNLPSNESRDHAGAEIPKQKLVTDTEKPQSKAVGGAKTYGPWGGTGGIVFDDGIYTGIRQINLSRSVGVVSIKVCYDFKGQAVWGSKHGGTGGFRHDKIVFDYPSEVLTHVTGTYGPLVYLGPNVIKSLTFRTNKGKHGPFGEEHGPTFTHKIDEGKVVGFLGREGLFLDAIGVHVMECKISSLKPSSPQHAIVPFKNSGTAEIENSPWANKLVLAANGHGEEVEHGVVKEPTPSGPGPWGGDGGQSWDDGVYSGIKQIFVTRGNDAISSIQVEYDRNGQSVWSTKHGGNNGVATHRIKLEYPNETLTCISGFYGPLNNSDRSNVVKSLSFFTSRGKYGPYGEESGTFFTSTTTHGKVLGFHGRCSSNLDAIGVHMQHWLGNKSSYVSRASCFKLF
- the LOC104776091 gene encoding pentatricopeptide repeat-containing protein At1g19720-like isoform X1 is translated as MEKLFVPSSFPKTCLNYQIPPKVENSPDVHPKSRKKNLSFIKKKEPNIIPDEQLDYLCRNGSLLEAEKALDSLFQQGSKVKRSTYLNLLESCIDSGSIHLGRILHARFGLFPEPDVFVETKLLSMYAKCGCLVDARKVFDSMRERNLYTWSAMIGAYSRENRWREVSKLFRLMMEDGVLPDDFLFPKILQGCANCGDVETGKLIHSVVIKLGMSSCLRVSNSILAVYAKCGDLDSAAKFFRRMKQRDVVAWNTVLLAYCQNGKHEEAVGLVEEMEKEGIAPGLVTWNILIGGYNQLGKCDTAMDLMQKMERFGLTADVFTWTAMISGLIHNGMRFQALDMFRKMFLAGVVPNGVTIMSAVSACSCLKVLNLGSEVHSVAVKMGFIDDVLVGNSLVDMYSKCGELEDARKVFDSVKNKDVYTWNSMITGYCQAGYCGKAYELFIRMQDANVRPNIITWNTMISGYIKNGDEGEAMDLFQRMEKDGKVQRNTASWNLIIAGYIQNGKKEEALELFRKMQFSRFMPNSVTILSLLPACANLLGTKMVREIHGCVLRRNLDAIHAVKNALTDTYAKSGDIGYSRTIFNGMETKDIITWNSLIGGYVLHGSYGPALDLFNQMKTLGIKPNRGTLASIILAHGLMGNIDEGKKVFYSIANDYHIIPALEHCSAMVSLYGRSNRLEEALQFIKEMNIQSETPIWESFLTGCRIHGDIDMAIHAAENLFSLEPENPVTENVVSQIYALGAKLGRSLEGKKPRRENLLKKPLGRSWIEVRNLIHTFTTGDQSELCTDVLYPSVEKMCRLDNRSDQYNGELLIEEEGREASSGIHSEKIAMAFGLISSSRAPETTIRIVKNLRMCRDCHNTAKYVSKRYGCDILLDDTKCLHHFKNGDCSCKDYW
- the LOC104776088 gene encoding uncharacterized protein LOC104776088 codes for the protein MGKPSTSVWAALQKKRWPLMILLVLSVSTVGMILVRSTFDSCTVSGKRCGGVVVEKDQSDDVKIRSLNPLGFMKSKLVLLVSHELSLSGGPLLLMELAFLLRGVDCEVVWITNQKPVEADEVIKVLEHKMLDRGVQVISAKSQKAIDIALKSHLVVLNTAVAGKWLDAVLKDNVPKVLPKILWWIHEMRGHYFKPDLVKHLPFVAGAMIDSHATAEYWKNRTHDRLGIKMPKTYVVHLGNSKELMEVAEDSFAKKVLREQVRESLGLRNEGILFGIINSVSRGKGQDLFLRAFHESLKLIKENKKLQVPTMHAVVVGSDMSAQTKFETELRNFVQEKKLQKVVHFVNKTMKVAPYLAAIDVLVQNSQARGECFGRITIEAMAFKLPVLGTAAGGTMEIVVNRTTGLLHHAGKDGVLPLATNIVKLATNMEMRRTMGKKGYERVKEMFLEHHMSHRIASVLREVLQHAKIHSRTTNSDH